The following proteins come from a genomic window of Synechococcus sp. BIOS-E4-1:
- a CDS encoding thioesterase family protein produces the protein MLPAWLNLTRTVRFGDTDAAGVMHFHQLLRWCHEAWEESLELYGIEAKTVFPGCRDQERWPDTALPVVQCSANFKKAVHGGDRLVVRLTPQRIDQGCFEVRSQFLLNEQEVANGLIRQLAINVPTRRRCPLPDAISRWLEAAEIGQIKEL, from the coding sequence ATGTTGCCAGCCTGGCTCAACCTCACCAGAACAGTGCGTTTCGGCGACACCGATGCTGCCGGCGTGATGCATTTCCATCAGCTGTTGCGCTGGTGCCATGAGGCATGGGAAGAGAGCCTGGAGCTCTATGGAATTGAAGCCAAAACGGTTTTTCCTGGATGTCGTGACCAAGAACGCTGGCCCGACACTGCACTCCCAGTGGTGCAATGCAGCGCCAACTTCAAAAAAGCGGTGCATGGGGGAGATCGGCTCGTCGTAAGACTGACTCCACAACGGATTGATCAGGGATGTTTTGAAGTTCGCAGCCAATTTCTGCTGAACGAACAGGAAGTCGCCAATGGCTTGATCAGACAGCTGGCCATCAATGTGCCAACGCGGCGACGCTGCCCGTTACCTGATGCAATCTCACGCTGGCTCGAGGCTGCAGAAATCGGACAAATCAAAGAACTCTGA
- a CDS encoding photosystem II protein Y produces the protein MDLRILIVALPILLALSWAAFNIGRAATSQLQIAIKQYKINQTY, from the coding sequence ATGGATTTGAGAATTCTGATTGTGGCTTTGCCTATTCTTCTTGCCCTGAGCTGGGCAGCCTTCAACATTGGCAGAGCCGCAACCAGCCAACTACAAATTGCGATTAAGCAATACAAAATCAACCAAACATACTGA
- a CDS encoding ferredoxin, whose product MFDTSAAFTASSDAETTFDTSAAFTAPSHNITPPSGLEPCLGGELRLQAIWVDEKVCVGCRYCAHVATNTFLMDQDTGKCRAIRQDGDSTMVINEAIDTCPVDCIHWISFEELIEKKKEEMAKAAY is encoded by the coding sequence ATGTTCGACACCTCTGCGGCATTTACAGCATCTTCAGACGCTGAAACGACGTTTGACACTTCGGCTGCATTTACCGCACCGTCTCACAACATCACGCCACCTTCAGGCCTGGAACCCTGCCTCGGCGGCGAACTGAGATTGCAGGCCATCTGGGTCGATGAAAAAGTGTGCGTCGGATGTCGATATTGTGCCCACGTGGCAACGAACACCTTCCTGATGGATCAGGACACGGGAAAGTGCAGAGCAATTCGCCAAGACGGTGATTCAACCATGGTGATCAACGAAGCTATTGACACCTGTCCAGTGGACTGCATCCATTGGATCAGCTTCGAAGAATTGATTGAAAAGAAAAAGGAAGAAATGGCTAAAGCTGCCTATTAA
- a CDS encoding phycobilisome rod-core linker polypeptide, translating to MEGDVVDNAGDVINRCYRQIYFHAMSSDRDRYLESQLRNGSITVRDFIRGLLLSDRFLRGYVACNSNYRLVEQVIGRALGRKVKDNTEKLTYSIVIAEKGFETFVDLVLNSEEYMQRFGYDSVPLEMSRVLPGRAVGEAPVYQEFPRYSYDWQEKLTSNDMMMSIEDHLNFGPTKSFAEKVLYERPSDKAFRYIIPSFVILSGLIVVGIVKVFTSIFVVG from the coding sequence ATGGAAGGGGATGTTGTTGATAACGCTGGCGATGTCATTAACCGTTGTTATCGCCAGATCTATTTTCATGCAATGAGTAGCGACAGAGATCGCTATCTTGAATCTCAGCTTAGAAATGGTTCAATTACGGTAAGAGATTTCATTCGCGGTCTGTTGCTTTCGGACCGTTTTTTGCGGGGTTATGTTGCTTGTAATAGTAATTATCGCCTTGTTGAACAGGTCATCGGCAGGGCTTTAGGTCGCAAGGTGAAAGATAACACCGAAAAGTTAACTTATTCGATCGTCATTGCTGAAAAGGGATTCGAGACTTTTGTTGATCTGGTCCTCAACAGTGAGGAGTACATGCAGAGGTTTGGCTACGACAGTGTGCCTCTTGAGATGTCAAGAGTTTTGCCCGGCCGAGCTGTTGGTGAAGCCCCTGTTTATCAGGAATTCCCGCGATATTCTTACGATTGGCAAGAGAAGTTAACTTCAAACGACATGATGATGTCAATTGAAGATCACCTGAATTTCGGCCCTACAAAGTCGTTCGCAGAGAAAGTATTGTATGAGAGACCCTCGGATAAGGCGTTCCGTTATATCATTCCATCCTTCGTGATTCTTTCGGGATTGATTGTTGTTGGAATTGTGAAAGTCTTTACTAGTATTTTTGTGGTGGGCTGA
- a CDS encoding AMP-binding protein, whose amino-acid sequence MVGLRDLHCDPAQPGQAAAALELALADQVWVRLIGSGVQPERQVLDADGLDWPPGPGLVLSTGGSSGGRQLCLHPLSNLDRSARACGSWLKTIGLDPASTLVWNPLPFQHVSGLMPWWRARQWGADHAWISPALIKQPAQLLKHSRCHPGWQQRPMVLSLVPTQLRRLLAEPCGRAWLCEMALIWVGGAALPDELADQSRDLGIRLAPCYGATETAAMVTAQAPLDFLAGMGGCGRPLDGVRLRVNQQGALAVHCNRLAVARLDDAGVLCALSDGDGWWHSADLAELEGSSTDPQLHLLGRIDHAIQSGGVTVFPSQLEQRLLMEARKQGLPLDAVLLLGVVNREWGQRLVALVRWSSVDEPSDGWDRLHRLVSDWPAPERPLYWVQCQELQCSAAGKWERPRWQNWLTAQQSAQSSAQLF is encoded by the coding sequence ATGGTTGGCCTGAGGGATCTGCACTGTGACCCTGCTCAGCCTGGTCAGGCTGCTGCTGCTCTCGAGCTGGCCCTGGCCGATCAGGTTTGGGTGCGTCTGATCGGTTCCGGAGTTCAGCCTGAGCGGCAAGTCCTGGATGCTGATGGCCTGGATTGGCCGCCTGGACCAGGGCTGGTGCTGTCAACTGGTGGAAGCAGCGGCGGACGACAGCTCTGCCTCCATCCCCTGTCGAATCTGGATCGTTCTGCCCGGGCCTGCGGGTCGTGGCTGAAGACGATCGGCTTGGATCCAGCCTCAACTCTGGTTTGGAACCCCCTGCCGTTTCAGCACGTGAGCGGTCTGATGCCCTGGTGGCGTGCCCGTCAGTGGGGCGCAGATCACGCCTGGATCTCGCCCGCTCTGATTAAACAGCCGGCGCAACTTCTCAAACACAGCCGTTGCCATCCAGGCTGGCAACAGCGGCCGATGGTGCTGTCGCTGGTGCCCACCCAACTGCGTCGGCTGCTGGCCGAACCCTGTGGTCGCGCCTGGTTATGTGAGATGGCGCTGATCTGGGTTGGGGGTGCAGCATTGCCAGATGAGCTGGCCGATCAATCCCGCGACCTGGGCATCAGGCTTGCCCCCTGTTACGGCGCGACGGAGACGGCCGCCATGGTGACGGCCCAGGCACCGCTTGATTTTCTGGCGGGGATGGGTGGTTGTGGTCGCCCCCTTGACGGTGTTCGTCTGCGAGTGAATCAGCAGGGCGCTCTGGCGGTGCACTGCAATCGGTTAGCTGTGGCCAGGCTGGATGATGCAGGGGTGCTCTGTGCATTGTCGGATGGGGACGGTTGGTGGCATTCAGCTGATCTGGCGGAACTTGAAGGCTCATCAACTGATCCCCAGCTGCATCTCTTGGGGCGAATCGATCACGCCATCCAGTCCGGTGGGGTCACGGTGTTCCCTTCACAACTGGAGCAAAGACTGCTGATGGAGGCTCGCAAGCAAGGGTTACCGCTTGATGCCGTGCTGTTGCTCGGGGTGGTGAACCGTGAATGGGGACAACGTCTGGTGGCTCTTGTTCGCTGGTCGTCGGTGGACGAGCCGTCGGACGGTTGGGACCGCTTGCACAGATTGGTGTCCGACTGGCCCGCACCGGAACGCCCTCTCTACTGGGTTCAGTGCCAGGAGTTGCAATGCTCTGCAGCAGGGAAGTGGGAGCGTCCGCGATGGCAGAACTGGTTGACAGCTCAACAATCAGCTCAGTCATCAGCTCAGCTGTTCTGA
- a CDS encoding o-succinylbenzoate synthase: MALQLAIRSYAYSLSGPLRTASGAWQQREGWLLRLTCAISGRVGWGEVAPLDPADRPACVRALSQWQNSVDMECKRDQLEALLPKLPAEVAFALGAALAELDGLVQAWLPAPSSACLLPAGPAMLTTLDQLLATHPVGHPITVKWKVAAMDADLEWSLLSRLLDRLPPEARLRLDANAGWDRFEADRWAGVLEGDPRLDWLEQPLAVDDLQGLGDLAKRVPVALDESLLKQPALREQWQGWQVRRPLLEGDPRLLLRQLQEGRPRLMLSTVFETGIGFRWLALMAGLQQRGPTPVAPGLAPGWCPEGRLFSSDPAQVWAAAELGR, translated from the coding sequence ATGGCGCTGCAACTGGCGATCCGCTCCTATGCCTATTCCCTGTCGGGTCCGCTGAGAACCGCTTCTGGCGCTTGGCAGCAGCGTGAGGGTTGGTTGCTGCGTCTGACCTGTGCGATCTCCGGCCGCGTGGGATGGGGGGAGGTGGCTCCGCTCGATCCAGCAGACCGTCCGGCCTGTGTGCGGGCTTTGTCGCAATGGCAGAACTCTGTGGATATGGAGTGCAAACGGGACCAGCTTGAGGCTCTTCTGCCGAAGCTGCCGGCTGAAGTCGCCTTTGCGCTCGGCGCTGCGTTGGCAGAGCTGGATGGCCTTGTTCAGGCATGGCTTCCTGCTCCGAGCTCGGCCTGTCTTTTGCCCGCTGGTCCGGCCATGCTTACGACGCTGGACCAGCTGCTGGCGACTCATCCAGTCGGGCATCCCATCACTGTGAAGTGGAAGGTGGCCGCAATGGATGCGGATCTGGAATGGTCATTGCTCTCCAGGCTTCTGGACCGTCTTCCACCAGAGGCGCGTCTGCGCCTGGACGCCAATGCCGGCTGGGATCGGTTTGAGGCGGATCGATGGGCTGGAGTGCTGGAGGGTGATCCCCGTCTGGATTGGCTGGAGCAGCCACTGGCAGTGGACGATCTTCAAGGCCTGGGGGATTTGGCGAAGCGTGTGCCGGTCGCTCTGGATGAGTCGTTGCTGAAGCAGCCTGCTCTGCGGGAGCAGTGGCAGGGTTGGCAGGTGCGGCGACCCCTGCTGGAGGGAGATCCTCGACTTCTGCTGCGCCAGTTGCAGGAAGGCCGGCCGCGGCTGATGCTCAGCACTGTTTTCGAAACCGGTATCGGCTTCCGCTGGCTGGCGTTAATGGCAGGGCTTCAGCAGCGAGGTCCTACTCCCGTGGCTCCCGGGCTGGCGCCAGGTTGGTGTCCTGAAGGTCGCCTGTTCAGCTCTGATCCTGCGCAGGTGTGGGCCGCCGCTGAGTTGGGCCGCTGA